AACCCAGTTCCTTTGTTACTTGATCCAATACAGGATGGAGAATTGCCAGTCCTTCCGATGTCTGTATATGGTGCCGTTGCTATGGCCCATAGTGTGGATTCTGATGAATACTCGTCACCAAGCCAATTCTTCTTCTATCTGTATGACAAGAGAAATGTGAGTAAATGGATATATCTTTAGAACTAGACATATTCGCTAGCACAGTATTTTAAATTCAGATTGCATAAGTGCATGTACCTCAACAGTGCACCCGTCTACCTCTTGTGTTGTGAACCATATTTCTGAATGCTTCTGCTTTTCTAGACCCATAGCGTGCCCTATGTATAAGAACTAATTgcgtaaatattttaatttgtgATTATTTTCCTTTATCTTGTGCAGTCTGGTTTAGGAGGAATATCTTTTGATGAAGGGCAATTCTCAGTATTCGGGTAAGTAGTGATTGCCATTACAGAACTGTGACCACTAGACAGCAAACTTGGTTTATTTTGTGGATTAACAACAGAGAACTGTGTCGATCAAACATCTGCAGGTATACCACAGATGGAAGAGAAGTTCTGTCGCAGATTAAAACTGGAGATATAATTCGTTCTGCCAAGCTTGTACAAGGTAGAGAGCGCCTTGTACTGCCTCCAGAAGCGCCGGCAGAGAGCTGATACAACGGCAAGCTTCGCAAACTGGAAACATTCTTTCATTGGTCAGGAGACTTAGCATATTTTATACCATAAATCATGTAAACCTGACTGAGCAGTTCatcaaatttatatatagaatcACTGCAAATGTTCatcaaatttatatatagaatcACTGCAAATTTGCACATTTAATCATTCTTTTTGTGCATTTGCTACTTCACAATAATCTGAATAGAGTGGAGTGAATCCTGGATACTAATCTTGTATTGTCAGGAAGCTGCCCTCCTCCCTCGGCGTGCATCTCTCGTTGAGCCACGCGAGAATGTCAGCGCGGACGCGCTCGATGTTCTCGTCAGGCTCCCCGAAGAGCATGGAGTGCATCATCCCGTCGTATATCTTGATGGTCTTGTCCTtgctggcggcggcgtcgtacaGCGCGCGGCTGATGTCCGGGTCGGTCACCTCGTCGGCGCTGCCGTGCACGACGAGGAACGGGACGGTGACTTCGCCGAGGCGGGCGCCGAGCTCGTCGGTGGCGCGCAGCAGCTCGACGACGGTGCCGAGCCTCGGCCGGCCGCTATAGCGCATGGGGTTGCGCGCGGCGATGAGGCGCTTGGCCGGCACCTTGACGGACTTCTCGATGAGGTCGGCGGTGGGGACGATGGCGAGCGTGGGCGCGAAGCGGGCGACGAAGGTGAGGATCTGCGGCAGCGGCCATGGCGGGCGGATCCGGTCGGAGATCTTGCACATGGGCGCCACCAGCACGGCGCCGGCCCACTCCTCCGGCGGCGTGCGGAGGTGGATGAGGAGGCAGATGGCCCCGCCCATGGACTCCCCGAACAGGAAGCACGGCAGCCCGGCgtgctcctcccgccgccggacggagcggaagaaggcgaGCAGGTCGGCGATGGCGGAATCGAGGTCGGGGACGAACGCGCGGAGGCCGTGGGAGCGGCCATGGCcggggaggtcggcggcgaagcAGGCGAAGCCGGAGCGGGCGAGGAAGACGGCCGTGGACTGGAACGTCCAGCTGATGTCGTTGCCGTAGCCGTGCACCATGAACACGAGCGCCCgcggcgcgccgtcgccacggGGCCGCCACGCCCGCGTGAAGAGGCGGCGCCCGCCCGGCGGGGTGAAGTAGGACGACTCGCCAtccgcgccgtgcgccgcgtAGTACTCAGCCTCCGTCGCCGGCTGCTCGCCCCAGAAGTTCACATCCGGGGCCTCCTCATGCCGCTCGCCGTCCGGCATGGTGGGGAATCGGTTGGGCCGGTGCGTGGCGTGCGGATGGGGaacaggtggtggtggtggtggccggagaGTTGGGGAGTCGTTGCGTAGCAGCAGGGGAGTTTACGATTCGTTTCGTTCGGCGTTTCGGTTTTGGGGTTGGGTGGAACTGCTCGTGCCTCCGGTCTAACAGGCCCGTTAATGCGATAGCGAAATTATCGACAATGTTGGGCTTTCTGAAAAGAGAGCACTGTTACACGGACTAAAATTTTCAAACTAAACTTTTACTGACAAATCTTCTCAACTGTTTGATTTAGATAGatgaaagttataaaaaaaatctagatacTCATAGCACGACGAATTagtgttagtaagaatttatagtaaaaaaattgaaaaatacattaatatgatttttaaagcaattttcctaTAAAATTATTTGTAAAATACACATTATAAATAATATGTGCATGAAAAACGAGAGAATAGAAGTTgggagaatatatatatataaatatatataaatatataatacaatCCTTAAAATCTGAATAAGAATGTAGGCTGTATGAGGAGAGCTGGAGGCTCTAAGATGAGCTGCTTATAAACTTCCAATATAGGGGTCTTGGTTTGAATTGGAGccaatttaactttttttcaaaacaaatttGGAACCAAAATTtaggggctgttcagattgatgatattttcaaccataccatttttttttcaaagttgcTAAAAATGTGCCTTCATTTAGGTTTTTTTGCTAAACTTTGATAAACACATAATAAATcatattaaaattttggtaatattgccaTCCTATCAAAATATCACTTTTCACCAGAGTCATTCTTTGGACCGCTAAGTTTACCGAAAACCTGAGCCGTATGGCCCACATACCAACCCTTTTGTTTGTACCGGCGAATCCTGCTGTCATGGGCCTCAGCTCTCATGGGCCATCTACTCTCTTTACTCCTTTTCAACTCGAAGAaggggaccacctatacatttgtcgacaaattttctcctaaaaatttgacagatgtaattacagtataatcgtaatgtaattacactgtaacttgtatgtaattacactgtaacttgcatgtaactacagtgtaacttttatgtaagtttcacgtaattttaaattattagatctattataaagatttgttttggtgaggaagaaaaaaaatcacagtacacacatatctgaaaaaaaattgttcccACAACCTTTATTTTACCAAAATAATATGTTATGGAGAgattttttgaaagttacatacaagttatattatagttacagtgtaattacatgcaaattacagtgtaattacattacggttgtactgtaattacatctgtcaaatttttaggggaaaatttgtcgacaaatatatagcaaaattgcgAAGAAATTAAGCCGGTGAAAAGGCGTCCGATCCGATGACGGACCGTCCGATGAGTACAACATGGAGTATGCGGTACGTAGCCTAGCTGCCTTCATTCTGTACTTGCATGGTCCTGCCTCCAATGCACACTTGCACAGTGTTTTGGATATACCGTCCTGCCTGCACGATGAATACACACAGACGTATAGCTTCCAATTGCATCTTAATTTAGTACGTGAACAGTAATTACTTTACCGAGCTCTTGCATAATCACTCACCAATTAATACATTATTACGAGTTCAAAGCTAACAAAAGCACGCGATCGATCAAGCCAAACATCTGAATGCATCCTACGCATCCACACACAATTGAAAAACTAAACGACTCCACTACGGCAGCCGTGCACCGACGGGGACACGTGGGATCACACACATTATTACTCCGGCAAACCGccgcctagctagctagctcggcgacgacggcgagccggcGGGTGATTCAGGGAGAAGACGAGCCGGGCTGGAAGGGGTTGGGCACCTCGAAGCCGGGGTTGGGGACCCATGtgtcgtcggcgccggggaggaACTGCCCGTGCTCGGCTGCCGGGACGCTGTGGTCGACTCCGGTGATGTCCGGCACGTAGGTGCTGCCGAGCTCGAACCGCCCGAGCCCAGGGATCAACACCGTCCCCTCGTGGAACGTCTCCGGCTGCTtcacgtccgccgccgccaccggcgcagccgtcttcttctcctccgccgggacgctgcgcgccgccgccgtagtggagcacgccgccgcggccaccaccaGGACCGTGAGGACGagcagcgacgacgatgacctggCCATGCCTATATCACAATGATCGCGACGGGAGCTAGATCACAAgacaagagagagggagatggctTGTGATGCCGACGGTCGCTCGCTGCGATGGATGCTGATGTGTGTGGGAAGTTGGTGACGCCGCGGCGACCTTATATAGACCACGTCAACGCAACGCGCATGCACGTACGTACGGGACGGGGCAGTTCGGTGATTCGATCGGCCGGGGAGAGAAACCGAGAGGGAAAAGGCGGCGCGTTTAATTCCTGGATCGCACGGTGCGCGAGCTGCCGTGCGCGACAACACGATACCCCTCGGCTTGGCGCGGTTTGTTACCACCGCGCGCGACGTCTCACTGACAAGGCGGGGGAGCGTGCGTGCATGCGTCGCGCGTGTGGTTGTCGTCGTCGGGGTACTACTGACTCCTACTACGTATAGCTAGGCCGGTTACCCACTCGATGGGGATGGATGGAACCATGGGAGATTTGGGAGGGGCCCTCGATCGCGCGCTGCCAAGTTATTCAGCTGGCAGTTATGCCGGCCAGGGGGTTCTTCCAACTACCCTGGCATGCGCGTTatagcgccggcgccggccggccgcgatCATGGCATGGAGCGGCCAATTATTTCCTCGAGGCTCCATTGTCTCGAGATAGATCTCTTACTTGCGAATCCTGTCTAGCTACTGTCATCTACTGCTAGCTGATTAATTAGTACTGTAGTATAAGAGCAGGGATAATAGAGGAGCCTGCTATGGGCTTATGCAAGATGTTATAGCCAGTGCATATAATAGCATGCTCTGTACACATACTCTACTACAAAtaaataagtatttttatatgttTGGTGGGACCGACATGTCAAATACCTTCTTTCTCTTGATATGGGTCCAAACTGTCAGCACGTCTAGGCGCTCGTGCCTAGCGGGCGGCTGCAGAAGCGCCGGCTTCCTTCTCTCACATCGCTTTTTCTCTTCCACGTCAGCTCGAGACATCATCTGCTGGCTAATCGTCTACTTATTAGACTTGCTCTAACAAGGCTGGTGTTTACTTGACACGCTGTCACACGAAACGTACTAAATGTTTTCCCGTTGAACGTTGAATGGATCGGAATCGGGATGATGCAAAACAGAATCAAGGCCATTTTGGGAACTTAATTAAGATTCTAAGGAACAACTTATAATTAGTAGATACTGATAATTTGAAAAAACTGGGTTTCTTACCTTCtgatttcttatttattttctagattccACAATTACGTATACTCAGAATTTTAGGTGAAAAATCTAAACTATTTAAGGTAACAGAAGATTTTGTAAGAAGCTGCAATTTCATATGACTTAAATCGCTACTTGCAACCGTTGAGGTTTGGAAAAGGCAAAATAATAGTATAAGTGATAGGTCTGCATTTGTTTTCTCGGCTATATATGTTCCTGGTCTGATTTTGGTCACTAACTACGAAACAGCTCACCATGGGTAACCCGGCTCTTAAAAAACAATCCTAGGAATATTAGGCTACTATAAAaaagaattgttttttttcaaaaagccTGCACTATTAATTGTTCCATCAAAATCCGCATGAATTGATAATTTGATATAGACACTAGTGCTAGTTCTTCACAACAGAGATGTTGATTGATCAACAAATTAATTTGGGCCAATTTATTTGTCGGAAAAGAAAAAACTTATTAAGGTACTATGATATGTTGGCTCCAAATTGTCCCTTTTGGCCGGTTGGACATGAAACAAGCTAAACACTAGAGTAGTCTAGACGCAGCTTCCAACTAATTTTGGTGGCTTGGTACTAGGACATGCCACTAATGATTGTGCCATTGATTAATCCATGCCGGAGAGAGCTTAATTATGCATGATCGATCTTGCCCCCCATTTAATTGGTACACATACGTCTTTTTCAATTGTTAGACCACTAGTTAACATGTATACAGATACTCACATGCATATTCTACACTTGCACTACCTCAATCTTGATCTGGCACGCATAATGGACTGCTGGGTTTTCCTTTAGAACAATCATGGCCTGTTCGATTCGATGCTAATTAAGCGCACTGTTGGattataaaagttttaaaactatatatactttGAGTAATTTGCTACAAAATTAAAAATCTAAATCGATGTATAAAAAATTAGCATGCATCAAATCTACTATCAAACATGTAGTTTTACAAtacaatattttaaatatgtaattttataGTAGTTGGATCAAAacatctatagttttgtgaaatctaCTCAATTATTTTCGTTGGTGTGAGCACTTCCCGCATCGTCCACGTGCAGGCAACACTGGGCGAAATCCTAGCTGCCGCCCGCTCCTTCCCTCTCCGCCACGTCGCCGTCGGAGCACACTACTAGAAAAGCCGAGTGACATGCTGAGAAGGCGATGGTGGGGCCAAAACCCAGCTAGGCTCGGTCTCCGGCGTGGGGGAAAAGAGCGAAACCGGCAGCGGCTACACACCTCGGTGAGCGCGGCAACGGATTCGACGCTAACTCCACCGGATCTAGTCCCCCGCAACTGGATTCCCCCCTCTCACAGACGTCGAATTTAGCGGGGGCTGCAATTAACACTACGGGGCAAACGACAGCGTGGCGCGGGAGGGCTGGCACAGCCGATGATGGCAGGAGGCTGGCACGGCGCAAGCAGATGTGATGTGACTCCAACATGGTGATAGTGGTGGGATCGGAGCGGCAAGGCGCGACCGGGGGAAAAAGAGGTCACGGCTCGTGGCAGGCAGTGTTGGCGGCGACAAGGAGCAACTTGATAAGGCGATAGCAATGCAGACGGGTGGATTGAGAGTGGGCAGTCCAGCCGAGGTGGCGGCAACGATGGTGCCCTGATGTGGGCGTGTAGTCCTGCCATGGGCTCCGATCTACACACTAGTCGTCTTGCGGTGGCGCCTTGCCGCCACAAGATGGACACGTTGGCGGGCTAGTGTTGGGTAGAGGGGATCCGTTCTTATCTCTCACCCTCTCGTTTAGCTCAACTACATGGATGGTTTTGGAGCGCGTCAGATGTTAGAACTCCTACTTGATGGGCGACTGGTGGGGAGGCGCTAGCGCGGGGCTACTTGTTGAAAGGTTTACAGTTGGTGATGGCTTCTTTTTCCAGGAGGAGACCTCGGTAAGGGTTGGCAGAAAAATAACAGGCGAAAACCCGACTTCTTTGTGTGGGCAACGGCCACGCTTGTGGGCATCGTTTTCTCTTGGGGTGTTGTTGTTTGATTTTTCCTACCCTCCCTGATGGATTTCTTAGAGTGAAAACCATGTCCTAGGTCTCGGGGTGAGCAGCAACGATAATCTCAAGTGTCATATTCTTCTTGAAGACGTTATGTAGAGATCCATTCTCTTTGAGATGTCGTGTCCCTCTGTTTTCAGTAGAGGGTTCTAATCATAGATGTGTCGTGTGGttgtctttttgtttttttagctaTAAGCTTACAGTTATAGTATAATTTTTATGAGGGTTGTTTAAAGAAAACTATTTTCGCTGGCACCATCATTCTCTTACTCATGAATTAATTATGATGATTGATGATGGCCACGCTGTGAACACAAACACGCAATGCACAGGACGATATGGTGCAGCTATAATTACAAGTGATTGATTGAAcggtaattatatatttaagtaCACCGTAACGGAGAGACAGCCACGACCAGTTGCTCATTTCCATCATTTTGACGAGGACGTAACTAGAAAACGAGATGTGCAACAAGAAACGCGGCCATGTCATGATCAATGGAGGTGGGTTTCTGTACCGTAATTGCGCTGCTCGCTGGCCCGTGCCATATGCCTCCCCGAATCGGGTGGAGAACTGGAGGAAAGACTAGAAAAATTCAGAGCTAGAGTTCAGTACATCAGTACAAGATCAGCTTGAAAATCGCAATGCTACAAGCTGCAATTCCCTGTAGCAGATAGATCGAAGTGCATGTGAAGTTTTGTGATCTTCTGGACCAGTACGGCACAGTCTCACGGCGGTGTATGACTGTGGGTTACCTTCCCGGCGGTGCGGAATTTAGTGCGAGCTAGGGACCAATCCTTGTAGACTACTTGTTGGATTTCGTTGGTTTTGTGATTTGTCCTCGTTGTAGTCGTCCTTTGGAACTAGTCCCACACAGGACTCTGTAACGGGAGATGTTTAATTTGTCCCCGCCGTTTTACCCGGTACATGTTACATGTAGCAACCATTTCTCGTAGTAAAATGGCGAGAGAGATTAGAGCCAATTTTGTTCCTTGATTGCAGATCGAGTATATTTCCGGCCTATGTATTGCTTggcattatttttttagaaacatggatgataatattaaatataactatataagagaCTGTTTACTGttagcatgtgtttggtttggaAACAAGGTGATATGGTTTGGACTCATCCGTGTTTTTAGGATGGGATGATCCGATCTATCTATTTAGCATAAGGGATCAGATGATCCTACTTTTAAAGGAATAACTCACAGATCAGCGAGACAGCGATAGAAAAAAGTGGGTTGGATTGGTCAGCCAGTTTTTTTATGGACTATCCCAATATAGATCCTATGGGAATATTCTCTGTTAGGGACCATCTATCTCGCCTGTGCTCAAACCAAACACACCGAAAAATACGttcaacccaacccaacccatccCAACCCTTAAACCAAACGCATGCTAGTGTCATGGATATAGGATATTGGAAATATTTATGTATTAACATTGGTGGAACTCACCATATACCAAATCTTATATGGAATAAAATCGTTCCGGATAAGTAAAGAGAAACAGAGTCTAACTTAGACACTACAAGGTTACTCGAATCGTATCCATACATGGTTCCCTAGTTATATTTGGACAAGGGAACATCCGAAGATAAAAATACAAGACACAAAGAAAAAGAGGGGACAATCCAAGGCAACCCAATACAGATCAACACAAAACTATATAACCTCAATACGGAGTCATAAAAACCGATAAAAGGAATCTAGAGCTACTTCCAATATCACTGAGTTCTTATTCAAGAAAGTTGACTACCTTAACCTCTAGCTGTCAACCAAATATGAGAGCTTTGCGTCTCTAGGCTGATAGAGACTAGATTAGCCCATCCTGTATATTGTACTAGTGTGAtgttgatactccctccgttttatattataagtagttttgattttttaagtcaaacttctgTAAGTTTTatcaaatttgtagaaaaaaattagcaatatctACAACACtgaattagtttcattaaaactaatatttaatatagttttataatattttttataaacttagtcaaacctaAAAAGTTTAATCAataaaaaagtcaaaaaaatttataatatgaaacggtggTAGTATATAATGGCAACACCGGTTTCAGTATAGGAGTGGAGCTATTATTCGTAAATAGGAGACTCGAAGCTGTATAAAAGATAAATCTTTGTCCACTGGCTCTTTTATCTCATCACATATACCCTGGTACTAACGATAATAATACTCTACAAATACCGTTGTTGGGTATAACCAACGGAGAGTTAAGAGACCCATACAATCTTATTGTTGCAGAAAGAACGTTAAACATGTCAACCAAGAACAAAGATACTTTATTTTTGTGAGCAGGCGAGCACAACCACAATACTGAGCTCCCCACACGCACAAAACTATTTGAACGAGCATCGGATACCATCTTTGCTCCTTTTGACAAATATACAAGCCGGCACAATAATAAAATTGACGATCCGCGCTGTAAGTAGGTGCTATCAATTGAATCATTGACAACCCGGCAAACAAGAATCCCTATAACTTCATCAAAGATCACATGATTGAAGTAGGGCGAAATCTAATTCGCGCACGCTCTCTGTTTTGCCTTATCACGCGACACGCTCATCGGCTGTCTGATCCCACAAGCGCTGGTGCGTCTGTACATGGCCTGGTGATTCACGGACGTGGCATCATCCAGAGGAATCCAAATTGGAAGCCATGTGATGCTCTACGCTACGCCGGcttgaaaaatgattttatctTAAACTaatcatccgat
The window above is part of the Oryza sativa Japonica Group chromosome 7, ASM3414082v1 genome. Proteins encoded here:
- the LOC4343628 gene encoding putative cell wall protein; the encoded protein is MARSSSSLLVLTVLVVAAAACSTTAAARSVPAEEKKTAAPVAAADVKQPETFHEGTVLIPGLGRFELGSTYVPDITGVDHSVPAAEHGQFLPGADDTWVPNPGFEVPNPFQPGSSSP
- the LOC4343627 gene encoding caffeoylshikimate esterase produces the protein MPDGERHEEAPDVNFWGEQPATEAEYYAAHGADGESSYFTPPGGRRLFTRAWRPRGDGAPRALVFMVHGYGNDISWTFQSTAVFLARSGFACFAADLPGHGRSHGLRAFVPDLDSAIADLLAFFRSVRRREEHAGLPCFLFGESMGGAICLLIHLRTPPEEWAGAVLVAPMCKISDRIRPPWPLPQILTFVARFAPTLAIVPTADLIEKSVKVPAKRLIAARNPMRYSGRPRLGTVVELLRATDELGARLGEVTVPFLVVHGSADEVTDPDISRALYDAAASKDKTIKIYDGMMHSMLFGEPDENIERVRADILAWLNERCTPREEGSFLTIQD